In the genome of Caenorhabditis elegans chromosome IV, the window TGGGTTGATCGAATTCCCGGATTTCGAGAACTCAGTGAACGCTTTCAGGTAGTTGTTTCTAAACAAATACTatttaatccaaaatttattttcagcaacatTTAATGCATCGATTCTGTTTGAGATATACTGTGATTGAACATGGCCTCTTTACAGCTCAAATGCCatatcataaaaatgtttggtgagtttccgttaaaaaatcctcctaataatatttaaataattcaGGTTCCTCTCAGACCGAACATGCCTTGTCAGTGAATTCGAGAATCTTCCACAGGAAATAAAGAAGCATCTCACTCCGAAAGTAATAAACGAGCAACAATTATTGGCTTCATTCACAGAAATGCTCATTCACGAAGTAGCTGATCCTCTAAGAAGATTGAAACCTGATTCTGTTGAAGTTGCTACTGTGAAGACGTTAATGTTGTTGAGTAAGTGTaaattttgctgtttcaaataCAAAGTAAAGTTTTCATGATTTGTGATATCTTTCGATATGTCTATAGTAAATTGAGTTCATATTAGCAATTTTATCTAAAATGCGGATTTCGGAAATATCAATCCTATATTTTGAAatcccaacaaaaaaaactaatttggtaaatattgaaaatccgattttcaaaaaaaaaaaaacgagaaatgcttgaattccctccaaaatgaaaactgcAAAAGCAATCAGCTATTTTCTCCACCTTATTTTCAACCAATCTGACAGAGTGCACAAAGTTtgaaatcgctgattggtcaggCAGTTCTCTCCATTTAAAGGATATTCGTACATGGCGACAGCTAAAAACCGCGTctcaacagttttttttgattttcatccGTTATATTGCAACATATTGCctcatgttttttgaaataaaatcccacatttttgtaagaaactttcaaaattctttgtCAAATCTAGCTTAAGTTTGCGTGCCCAGTAAAATTATTAGGACTTCATGAACAGactgtttttttccagaaccaACTTGCCTTCGAGAAATTGATGGTGACTACCTTTCTACTGAAACTGATATCAAATCTGTGAACGATGTACGAAACCGTGTAATAAATGGACTCTACAGCCATTATATAAAAAACGGAATGGATCCAGAACAACTTCCAATCAGAGTTAGTGAGGTGAGTTTCGGAAAAGATTGGTTGTggtaaatgaaaatatttgttttatagATTTTAAACCTAACTGGTGGAGTGGAGCAGTGTGCAGCTCGAGCCCTTGAGGAAATGCACCCTACTCGTGTATTCAACTTATCATCTTTTGATCCATACAGTTCTAATGTTATTTTTGGTTACTATAGAgatgtttgaaacattttctttctGACATATTATTACGCTATTCAATTGTGATGATTGTGATTAtagatttacaaaaataaaccTATTAATTTCGAGAAACGATTGTACAACCTCATAGtaatcaaattcatttttggagCTTCCGTTTCCTGTAAGGGGGGCGAGAGGTGACGTCCCCCGATAACAACTATAAGTTCAATCATTTATTACTAGAAAATACAATAATTGATTAGAACTATAAATTGTATCTTCAGTTTTACATGGCAATCGATGATCCAGCAGATGTACCAGTGCTTGTATCATCACTCTTCTTACTCTTCTTTCCTTTCTTATCCTTCTTGTCCTTCTTTCCCTTCTTTCCCTTCTTTCCCTTCTTAACTTTCACTTTGCGAACCTTCGGAATATGCTTTGCACGAGCTTTGACAAGATATCTAACCAGACAAACATGAAGAATCAAgcagaaaattccaaagatCACTCCAAAAATAGCTCCAGCCAACATTGGCTGTGGAATCGATTTTCCATTAATGGTTGATCCTTGATCTTCAGGCGCATGTGGCGCGGTTGGGGCGGTAGTTGAATTCGacatctgaaactttttatgaGCATtttaaatctttgaaaaagcTGTGAGACATGCGCTAGAAAGATGTCTTGTCAAGTAGCTTTAATTTCGAAATGCCCATCCTGGTATGCTGTTGCTCCTTGAGCATTATGATTGCGTAAAACATGTCCAACAGAGCTTGTATTGCAAATCAGAAAACCACATTTAACTCACCTTTTCAGTTCTCGTATTCGAATCACAACGACAATGGAATCCTATCAATAAAGaacaatcaataaattttctgttGGTATCGTTTTTTACAGTTAGTGTTGGAATATAGAATTTCACGTTTGacccgagtttttttttatagttcacgaaatatattatttcaattcaatactttattcaattaaaaacacagaaaataaataaaacaaattgaaacttGTCGCCCGGATTTTGAAGCTTCATAACCAAACAACAATGATTCAAAACATGCGCCAAACACAAACTTATCTTCAGCGACGACTGAATCGACACCTTTTGGTCATCGAGAgatcatttgattttcagttagTCTTCATTATAACTAGTATTATAACTAGAGTTATAGCTTCCACTGAAGAGTCCAGTAGCGAAACATCAAAATGCCCATTTTGCGCGACATATCTTTCGTCTATTTTGCAACTTTGTTCACCATCGTtgagtttctgaaaacatattaTAACGAGGTTTCATGTGTGGTTTTATCAGTTGTTGCCACTTTTCAAATGATCGGCAAGTTGAGGTTTTGCAGTTAGTTGAAATTCTAAagagtttggaaaattcttcACTAATGGTCGagtaaaaaatacatattaacttaaaaattgagagaaaagaaaaattctgtaaatgaAAGAGCAAATAATAATTCCAAAAGGTTACCAATATTTGCTAATTAACATTAACAATTACAACCGGTCGGAGCCTATAATGAGAAATCTGGGGCTTAACAGAaacatcaaaacaaaaatatgtctcctattcaactttttaattcTCATTAATATTCTTACTTGATAAGCTGAAATGCACACATATTTTGCAAGTTTCGtcagttttcaaagttctaaaattttttatgcagTTCATGTGGAAGTCAgttggaaattattatttggTTTTCCATTCTATTTGtcgcaaaaattattttgttttctcaaaaataatacattttaaaagtaactACAATTTTACTAAATCTGTAGACTATATTgacttaaaaatgaaaaccggaaaacaaagaaaaataactgtgaaaataataatttcgtGGTTGGTAccaaatgaataaaatatttgtatcTCAAGAAAAATTCGTAGAATCGGTTCACTAGCAACAATacttgtctgaaaaaaaaaacatcaaaattaacATACAGTACCTCTTGATCGTTTTTTAAGCTGTGAAGgatcaaaaaacatttccatgCTAGTACAACAATTTATCCCTGCtggtctgaaagttttttttacagttgttttttgattttatcacaaaacaccaattgaaattattgatttttatattaaatcgttaaaacaatttttttaaatttttattcagctAGATTAAAACTGAtcccaaaaatcgaaaatcatCCAACGTTTTTACGGTGGCATTTTCAGTCGATAGGCGTACAATATGTGACAAATGTTTCCGCCAATCGAATTTACatcaaacaataaaaatatgaaaatgacaaaactaTTCAATAATGTCATagttaaatataaaaaaatctctgaaaaaaatttacacggaagattttcactaaatttagcaattttcccaaaatttaaacaggcatattatttttcaatcaatttttaaggAGGTAATTTTAAAAGCATATTTGTGTCATGAAAAACTGCTACTCCGCCTGGAAGTACTGTTTTCATAAATTGAGCATTTGttgatgttttcaaaaaatgataataacAGACAAGGCACAAAATTAACtacatttcacaaaaaatgttttttgccaTCTACCAAAAACCACtcctaattatttttatgtttttttattcagttttgtTTGAGCTTGTACCACTGAAGCTCCGAAGATTTCAATGCAAATTGTTGATATTAATCCGCatcattgttgaaattttgaaaaaatagcaaattaaaaagtgatgtaacgtaatgtaaaaaaaacttttaatgaaactttaaatgaaattttatgcGTTGAGCCTGCAGAACAAAAACCTGTCTTTGTACAGACTTAATACTGTACAATTTAGTGTTTATTTCGCGCTAATATATGt includes:
- the nhr-105 gene encoding Nuclear Hormone Receptor family (Product from WormBase gene class nhr;~Confirmed by transcript evidence), whose product is MTFSDPMDPSIPIFQHHEEEEAGPSTTIKAEEEDGPCCLVCGRVANTGHHYGVTACLGCKTFFRRVVLQKNSPKCKYKNHCRLEKSVNAKRLCRSCRYQKCLEVGMTEDALHPCRDVIGRRVRNNSSDSSPISSPPSIPTPLSTITDMDTDIRTRTAHILGEPANGNEQIHFYSPTPDYTNVIVNHGIGPSLKVDILLLREWVDRIPGFRELSERFQQHLMHRFCLRYTVIEHGLFTAQMPYHKNVWFLSDRTCLVSEFENLPQEIKKHLTPKVINEQQLLASFTEMLIHEVADPLRRLKPDSVEVATVKTLMLLKPTCLREIDGDYLSTETDIKSVNDVRNRVINGLYSHYIKNGMDPEQLPIRVSEILNLTGGVEQCAARALEEMHPTRVFNLSSFDPYSSNVIFGYYRDV